The Humulus lupulus chromosome 3, drHumLupu1.1, whole genome shotgun sequence genome window below encodes:
- the LOC133823683 gene encoding uncharacterized protein LOC133823683, with product MDCDEPPQHSKKRFTQNSGSQSPKRAMAELRHSSSIGARSSSSPMKRDEHSSPLISDTQSDDDARGRHVYKDRGDRSFCSYFYSLCPFINDDARVSTQSSRISLFLAVFVVLVAAISIFSVVRHLNTPYLCRKDGIVLHCPQVKEPPSLWENPLSATTSWKPCAERRDGGISDAPPENETNGYIFIHAEGGLNQQRIAICNAVAVAKIMNATLILPVLKQDQIWKDKTNFEDIFDVDHFIDYLKDDVRIVRDIPEWFTDKTELFTSIRRTVKNIPKYAPAQFYIDNVLPRVKEKKIMALKPFVDRLGYDNVPPEINRLRCRVNYHALKFLPEIEQMADLLAARMRNRTGGSNPYMALHLRFEKGMVGLSFCDFVGTREEKVSMAEYRKKEWPRRYKNGSHLWQLALQKRKEGRCPLEPGEVAVILRAMGYPKETQIYVASGQVYGGQNRMAPLRNMFPNLVTKQELATKDELDKFRKHVTSLAALDFLVCLKSDVFVMTHGGNFAKLIIGARRYMGHRQKSIKPDKGLMSKSFGDPYMGWATFAEDVIVTHQTRTGLPEETFPNYDLWENPLTPCMCKAYGLTGWCQVPHHYIFPQRKPKLHSLVFSSALTMNLQVLFSGSICFFFLSLFLLVHRVPAVEHASLPPRGWNSYDSFCWTISEEEFLQSAEAISKQLLPHGYEYVVVDYLWYRRKVPGAYVDSLGFDVIDKWGRMIPDPARWPSSKGGKGFTEVAKKVHSMGLKFGIHVMRGISTQAVNANTPILDTTKGSFYEEDGKKWSAKDIGMKERACAWMSHGFMSVDIKLGAGRAFLRSLYEQYAEWGVDFVKHDCVFGDDLDVNEISFVSEVLKELDRPILYSLSPGTSVTPAMAKAVSGLVNMYRITGDDWDTWRDVASHFDVTRDFSTSNMVGAKGLLGKSWPDLDMLPLGWLTDPGSNNGPHRKCNLNFYEQRTQMTLWSMARSPLMFGGDVRNLDETTLSLITHPTLLEINQFSSNNMEFPYITSTKSSKEGDEIISRQTRKCLSDKTSEAQVLGLTSCADTKAVGWSSEALEQDSEQICWKQNLGSKHQTPPFCLYKRESRLTSDEDITDKQQYQGKLQLLANHQSGFCLHASPKRKITSKEYKRGSFSPCKRDANQMWELHQNGTLTNSYSGLCATVKSDEAAKPNSSGVRSWIATGRKGEVYVAFFNLNPVNTVISAKISDLAKALPGANLNDGSCKYREVWSGKDYGIASHSISMAVETHGPALFVLDCVSAL from the exons ATGGACTGTGACGAACCTCCTCAGCACAGCAAGAAACGATTCACTCAGAACTCTGGCTCACAAAGCCCGAAGCGAGCCATGGCTGAGTTGAGGCACTCGAGTTCGATCGGAGCTCGATCCTCATCTTCTCCGATGAAGCGCGACGAGCACTCCTCCCCGTTGATCTCCGATACTCAATCAGACGACGACGCACGCGGCCGCCATGTTTACAAAGATCGCGGTGACCGTTCTTTCTGCTCTTATTTTTACTCTCTTTGCCCATTTATAAACGACGATGCTAGGGTTTCTACGCAAAGCTCCAGGATCTCACTCTTCTTGGCCGTTTTCGTCGTTCTCGTCGCTGCGATCTCGATTTTCTCCGTCGTTAGACATTTA AATACTCCATACTTGTGTAGGAAAGATGGCATTGTTCTTCATTGCCCTCAA GTCAAAGAACCTCCGTCTCTATGGGAGAATCCTCTCTCAGCAACCACTTCTTGGAAGCCATGTGCTGAGCGTCGAGATGGCGGTATATCAG ATGCTCCTCCTGAGAATGAAACAAATGGATACATTTTCATCCATGCTGAGGGAGGTCTAAATCAACAACGAATTGCT ATATGCAATGCAGTTGCTGTGGCTAAGATAATGAATGCAACCCTTATTTTGCCAGTATTAAAGCAGGATCAAATTTGGAAAGACAAAAC GAATTTTGAAGACATCTTTGATGTAGATCATTTCATTGATTACCTAAAGGACGATGTGCGAATTGTTCGAGATATTCCTGAATGGTTTACAGACAAAACAGAGCTTTTTACAAGTATAAG ACGGACGGTAAAAAATATACCAAAGTATGCACCCGCACAGTTTTATATTGACAATGTTCTACCTCGAGTGAAGGAGAAGAAGATAATGGCCTTAAAGCCATTCGTCGATCGACTTGG GTATGATAACGTTCCTCCAGAGATCAACAGGCTGAGATGTAGGGTGAACTATCATGCTCTGAAGTTTCTGCCTGAGATAGAGCAGATGGCTGATCTATTGGCTGCAAGGATGAGAAACCGAACTGGAGGTTCAAATCCTTATAT GGCTCTTCATCTTAGGTTTGAGAAAGGGATGGTTGGCTTGTCTTTCTGTGATTTTGTGGGGACAAGAGAGGAAAAAGTTAGCATGGCAGAATACAGAAAGAAAGAATGGCCCCGGCGTTATAAG AATGGTTCCCATCTATGGCAATTGGCCTTGCAGAAGAGAAAGGAAGGACGATGTCCGCTTGAGCCAGGGGAAGTGGCAGTTATTCTCCGTGCAATGGGTTATCCCAAGGAAACTCAAATTTATGTTGCTTCAGGACAAGTCTATGGTGGACAGAACAGAATGGCACCTCTTAGGAACATGTTTCCAAATCTG GTAACGAAGCAGGAGTTGGCAACAAAAGACGAGTTGGATAAATTCAGGAAGCATGTGACTAGCTTGGCAGCACTGGATTTCTTGGTGTGCTTGAAGTCTGATGTCTTTGTAATGACTCATGGAGGTAACTTCGCTAAGCTGATCATAGGAGCTCGCCGGTACATGGGCCACCGTCAAAAGTCCATAAAACCGGACAAAGGCCTTATGTCTAAATCTTTTGGAGACCCATATATGGGATGGGCTACCTTCGCTGAGGATGTAATTGTCACCCACCAGACACGAACTGGATTGCCTGAAGAAACCTTTCCTAACTATGACTTGTGGGAGAACCCTCTAACTCCATGCATGTGCAAAGCC tatggtttaaCTGGTTGGTGTCAGGTTCCTCATCATTATATTTTCCCCCAAAGAAAGCCAAAACTTCATTCTCTAGTCTTTTCCTCTGCTCTAACTATGAATTTGCAGGTCCTTTTCTCGGGCTCCATATGTTTCTTCttcctttccctttttcttctcgTTCACag AGTGCCAGCAGTAGAGCATGCTAGCTTGCCACCCAGAGGTTGGAACTCGTATGATTCTTTTTGCTGGACCATTTCTGAGGAAGAGTTTCTGCAAAGTGCTGAAGCCATATCTAAGCAGCTACTTCCTCATGGATACGAG TATGTGGTTGTGGATTATCTTTGGTATAGAAGAAAGGTACCTGGGGCTTATGTCGACTCTCTCGGATTTGATGTAATCGACAAATGGGGTAGAATGATCCCTGATCCAGCTAGGTGGCCTTCCTCCAAAGGAGGAAAAGGGTTCACTGAAGTAGCGAAAAAAGTACATAGCATGGGTTTGAAGTTTGGAATTCATGTCATGAGAGGAATTAGTACACAGGCTGTAAATGCAAATACTCCTATCTTGGACACAACCAAG GGTAGTTTCTATGAAGAAGATGGAAAAAAGTGGAGTGCGAAAGATATAGGGATGAAGGAAAGGGCTTGTGCATGGATGTCGCATGGTTTCATGAGTGTGGATATCAAGTTAGGGGCCGGGAGGGCCTTCCTCAGGTCATTGTATGAACAGTATGCCGAGTGGGGTGTTGATTTTG TGAAACATGACTGTGTCTTTGGTGATGACTTGGATGTCAATGAAATAAGCTTTGTTTCAGAG GTTCTGAAGGAACTTGACCGTCCTATACTGTATTCTTTGTCTCCTGGCACCAGTGTGACACCTGCCATGGCCAAGGCTGTGAGTGGATTGGTAAACATGTACCGGATAACTGGGGATGATTGGGATACATGGCGAGATGTTGCGTCCCATTTTGATGTTACCAG GGACTTTTCTACTTCTAATATGGTTGGAGCAAAGGGATTACTTGGGAAGTCATGGCCTGACTTGGATATGCTACCACTGGGATGGCTAACTGATCCAG GTTCAAATAATGGCCCACACAGAAAGTGTAATCTCAACTTTTATGAGCAAAGAACTCAG ATGACTTTGTGGTCCATGGCCAGGTCTCCTCTCATGTTTGGAGGAGATGTTAGAAATCTTGATGAGACCACTCTCAGTCTGATTACCCACCCTACTCTGCTGGAGATAAATCAATTTAGCTCAAATAATATGGAG TTCCCTTATATTACTAGTACAAAGAGCTCAAAGGAGGGAGATGAGATTATTTCCAGGCAGACAAGAAAATGTTTGTCAGATAAAACTTCAGAAGCACAAGTTCTGGGTCTTACTAGCTGTGCAGACACAAAAGCAGTTGGTTGGTCTAGTGAAGCTCTAGAGCAAGATTCTGAACAGATATGTTGGAAACAAAATTTGGGAAGCAAACATCAGACACCACCATTTTGCCTATACAAGAGAGAATCACGACTAACATC AGATGAAGACATAACTGACAAACAACAATATCAAGGGAAACTCCAGTTATTAGCAAATCACCAATCGGGATTTTGTTTGCATGCTTCTCCAAAGCGAAAGATCACCTCAAAAGAGTACAAGAGAGGCTCATTTTCGCCATGCAAAAGGGATGCAAATCAG ATGTGGGAATTGCATCAAAATGGCACCCTCACAAATAGTTATTCTGGCCTGTGTGCGACAGTGAAGTCTGACGAAG CAGCTAAACCCAACTCATCCGGAGTTCGCTCTTGGATTGCAACTGGAAGAAAAG GAGAAGTATATGTTGCTTTTTTCAACTTGAACCCAGTGAACACAGTAATATCAGCAAAGATATCAGACCTGGCCAAGGCCCTACCTGGTGCCAATTTGAATGATGGCTCATGCAAGTACAGAGAAGTATGGAGTGGGAAGGACTATGGAATAGCAAGCCACTCAATATCAATGGCTGTGGAAACTCATGGTCCTGCACTCTTTGTCTTGGACTGTGTTAGtgcactataa